A stretch of Salvelinus alpinus chromosome 4, SLU_Salpinus.1, whole genome shotgun sequence DNA encodes these proteins:
- the LOC139572265 gene encoding ectonucleotide pyrophosphatase/phosphodiesterase family member 7-like: MWLDLYLGMAVFLSVECKPLNKGTHNKLLVISFDGFRWDYDQDVDTPHMDKLVEDGVKAKYITPPAITMTSPSHFTTITGRWIEDHGVVHNMMFNSTTHQKVGHKATLKRSEWWDNGALPLWITAQNQGLKTGSFFFPGGGANYSGQSVNRAVVEETGQQDDNETEWHQNIDTVLSWFTKEDFDFVTLYYGEPDNVGHAKGPDHPDRKTIIKQIDRTIGYLREAIQRDGLTDNLNIIITSDHGMTTVKKRPLVDEIILSKYLNFFNLVYFELLDYGGFGMITPKKGKEQQVYDALMKAPNLTVYKKEDMPENFHLSKNDRMQPIIVIADLGFNLNSRLIVYVNKGDHGFHMDEMDMKTIFRAFGPDFKKSYLSEPFDSVHIYPLMCKLLQIDPAPNNGSLSVTEGMLVQNGGRRNHMSLGVLASIFVYILFVM; this comes from the exons ATGTGGTTGGATTTGTATTTGGGAATGGCAGTTTTTCTCAGTGTAGAGTGCAAACCATTGAACAAGGGGACACACAACAAGTTGCTAGTGATCTCCTTTGATGGTTTCCGATGGGACTATGATCAAGACGTAGACACCCCTCACATGGACAAGTTAGTGGAAGATGGAGTGAAGGCAAAGTACATCACCCCTCCGGCTATCACCATGACGTCCCCATCTCATTTTACCACCATAACTG GGAGATGGATAGAGGATCATGGAGTTGTTCACAATATGATGTTTAATTCCACAACTCATCAGAAAGTCGGCCATAAAGCTACCTTGAAGAGGTCTGAGTGGTGGGACAATGGAGCCTTACCGTTGTGGATTACAGCACAGAACCAG GGCCTGAAGACAGGTTCCTTTTTCTTTCCAGGAGGAGGAGCCAACTACAGTGGTCAAAGTGTAAACCGGGCGGTGGTTGAGGAAACAGGTCAACAAGATGATAACGAAACAGAGTGGCATCAGAATATTGACACTGTTTTGAGCTGGTTCACCAAAGAAGATTTTGACTTTGTGACTCTGTACTATGGAGAGCCTGACAACGTGGGCCATGCCAAAGGACCAGACCATCCTGACAGGAAAACCATAATAAAGCAGATTGACCGCACCATCGGATACCTGAGGGAGGCCATCCAGCGAGATGGTTTGACAGACAACCTGAACATCATCATAACCTCTGACCATGGCATGACCACCGTTAAAAAAAGACCTCTTGTAGATGAGATAATCCTCTCTAAATACCTGAATTTCTTCAACTTGGTTTATTTTGAGCTCCTTGACTACGGTGGGTTTGGAATGATCACACCGAAGAAAGGAAAGGAACAGCAGGTTTATGATGCTCTCATGAAGGCCCCAAACCTCACAGTCTACAAGAAGGAAGATATGCCAGAGAACTTTCATTTGTCCAAGAATGACAGAATGCAGCCTATTATTGTCATTGCTGATCTAGGTTTCAACTTAAACTcg CGGTTGATCGTCTACGTAAACAAAGGAGATCATGGATTCCACATGGACGAAATGGACATGAAGACCATCTTCCGTGCTTTTGGACCAGATTTCAAGAAGAGTTATCTGTCCGAGCCCTTTGACAGTGTCCACATCTACCCTCTAATGTGCAAGCTGCTGCAGATAGATCCAGCCCCTAACAATGGCTCCCTTTCTGTCACTGAGGGCATGCTGGTTCAGAACG GTGGGAGAAGAAATCATATGTCCCTTGGTGTTTTGGCATCGATATTTgtctacattttatttgtcatgtag
- the tmem116 gene encoding transmembrane protein 116 isoform X2 yields the protein MLNFVLQDASNNTEQNTTTPEDWTVVYFAVRWIQMIMAVLSIVGSGSIIVYATFQHLIRTPEIQPLFLLSVTDLLLAVSWLIGAVLFTQDCDSHVTCYNLHIVEQMLYMTSFFYTLNYVWTLYSGLNNRFYSSLHGYPAQCATKLRRFSKIAAVLSCVLPVLLMLPVFVTGNMDHCYTNLSQPYKCLLMHTEALFMSTDLSKMEVDSACRLVHMYSIAVFLAVFLLTFVGIVVLMGKARTVYRRCVSSSGFLGDRQWASLRVLDRHMLLYPSVFFFCWGPVFLAAMILYNPKSVEGLVGVILYILQAFTSSSQGLLNCVVYGWTQTHFRSASKDALRDMDTQTPLLRSQKKGYKTLWSTPSPKPDDIEGSGILPTPH from the exons ATGTTAAATTTCGTCTTGCAAGATGCCTCAAACAACACGGAGCAAAACACAACAACGCCTGAGGACTGGACTGTT GTGTACTTTGCAGTCAGATGGATCCAGATGATTATGGCAGTACTAAG CATTGTCGGTTCAGGTTCCATAATTGTTTATGCAACTTTCCAACACCTTATAAGGACACCTGAG ATCCAGCCATTGTTCTTACTGAGTGTGACAGACTTGCTGCTGGCAGTCAGCTGGCTGATAGGAGCAGTACTGTTCACCCAGGACTGTGATAGCCATGTGACCTGCTACAACCTACACATCGTTGAACAG ATGCTGTATATGACCTCGTTCTTCTACACATTGAACTATGTATGGACCCTGTACTCTGGGCTAAATAACAGATTCTACAGTAGCCTTCATGGATACCCAGCCCAA TGTGCCACCAAACTGAGACGCTTCAGCAAGATTGCTGCAGTCCTGTCATG TGTCCTCCCCGTGCTGCTGATGCTGCCAGTGTTTGTAACAGGAAACATGGACCACTGTTACACAAACCTCAGCCAGCCTTACAA GTGCCTTCTAATGCACACGGAGGCACTCTTCATGTCCACTGACTTGAGCAAGATGGAGGTGGACTCAGCTTGCCGCCTGGTACACATGTACAGTATTGCTGTCTTCCTGGCAGTGTTCCTCCTCACCTTTGTTGGCATTGTG GTGCTCATGGGAAAAGCCCGCACTGTTTACAGACGTTGTGTGAGTTCTAGTGGTTTCCTAGGCGACAGGCAGTGGGCGTCGCTTCGTGTTCTGGACCGACACATGCTCCTCTACCCCTCTGTCTTCTTCTTCTGTTGGGGcccag TCTTCCTGGCAGCCATGATTCTGTACAACCCCAAATCAGTGGAGGGACTTGTGGGCGTCATTCTCTACATCTTACAG GCCTTCACTTCATCCTCTCAAGGCCTTCTGAACTGTGTGGTGTACGGctggacacagacacactttCGCTCAGCTAGCAAAGATGCTCTAAGGGACATGGACACCCAGACGCCACTTCTGAGATCTCAGAAGAAAGGCTATAAAACTCTATGGTCAACACCATCCCCCAAACCAGATGATATAGAAGGATCTGGTATTCTCCCGACACCACATTAA
- the tmem116 gene encoding transmembrane protein 116 isoform X1: MLNFVLQDASNNTEQNTTTPEDWTVVYFAVRWIQMIMAVLSIVGSGSIIVYATFQHLIRTPEIQPLFLLSVTDLLLAVSWLIGAVLFTQDCDSHVTCYNLHIVEQMLYMTSFFYTLNYVWTLYSGLNNRFYSSLHGYPAQCATKLRRFSKIAAVLSCVLPVLLMLPVFVTGNMDHCYTNLSQPYKCLLMHTEALFMSTDLSKMEVDSACRLVHMYSIAVFLAVFLLTFVGIVVLMGKARTVYRRCVSSSGFLGDRQWASLRVLDRHMLLYPSVFFFCWGPAVFLAAMILYNPKSVEGLVGVILYILQAFTSSSQGLLNCVVYGWTQTHFRSASKDALRDMDTQTPLLRSQKKGYKTLWSTPSPKPDDIEGSGILPTPH; encoded by the exons ATGTTAAATTTCGTCTTGCAAGATGCCTCAAACAACACGGAGCAAAACACAACAACGCCTGAGGACTGGACTGTT GTGTACTTTGCAGTCAGATGGATCCAGATGATTATGGCAGTACTAAG CATTGTCGGTTCAGGTTCCATAATTGTTTATGCAACTTTCCAACACCTTATAAGGACACCTGAG ATCCAGCCATTGTTCTTACTGAGTGTGACAGACTTGCTGCTGGCAGTCAGCTGGCTGATAGGAGCAGTACTGTTCACCCAGGACTGTGATAGCCATGTGACCTGCTACAACCTACACATCGTTGAACAG ATGCTGTATATGACCTCGTTCTTCTACACATTGAACTATGTATGGACCCTGTACTCTGGGCTAAATAACAGATTCTACAGTAGCCTTCATGGATACCCAGCCCAA TGTGCCACCAAACTGAGACGCTTCAGCAAGATTGCTGCAGTCCTGTCATG TGTCCTCCCCGTGCTGCTGATGCTGCCAGTGTTTGTAACAGGAAACATGGACCACTGTTACACAAACCTCAGCCAGCCTTACAA GTGCCTTCTAATGCACACGGAGGCACTCTTCATGTCCACTGACTTGAGCAAGATGGAGGTGGACTCAGCTTGCCGCCTGGTACACATGTACAGTATTGCTGTCTTCCTGGCAGTGTTCCTCCTCACCTTTGTTGGCATTGTG GTGCTCATGGGAAAAGCCCGCACTGTTTACAGACGTTGTGTGAGTTCTAGTGGTTTCCTAGGCGACAGGCAGTGGGCGTCGCTTCGTGTTCTGGACCGACACATGCTCCTCTACCCCTCTGTCTTCTTCTTCTGTTGGGGcccag CAGTCTTCCTGGCAGCCATGATTCTGTACAACCCCAAATCAGTGGAGGGACTTGTGGGCGTCATTCTCTACATCTTACAG GCCTTCACTTCATCCTCTCAAGGCCTTCTGAACTGTGTGGTGTACGGctggacacagacacactttCGCTCAGCTAGCAAAGATGCTCTAAGGGACATGGACACCCAGACGCCACTTCTGAGATCTCAGAAGAAAGGCTATAAAACTCTATGGTCAACACCATCCCCCAAACCAGATGATATAGAAGGATCTGGTATTCTCCCGACACCACATTAA
- the tmem116 gene encoding transmembrane protein 116 isoform X4, translating into MLNFVLQDASNNTEQNTTTPEDWTVIQPLFLLSVTDLLLAVSWLIGAVLFTQDCDSHVTCYNLHIVEQMLYMTSFFYTLNYVWTLYSGLNNRFYSSLHGYPAQCATKLRRFSKIAAVLSCVLPVLLMLPVFVTGNMDHCYTNLSQPYKCLLMHTEALFMSTDLSKMEVDSACRLVHMYSIAVFLAVFLLTFVGIVVLMGKARTVYRRCVSSSGFLGDRQWASLRVLDRHMLLYPSVFFFCWGPAVFLAAMILYNPKSVEGLVGVILYILQAFTSSSQGLLNCVVYGWTQTHFRSASKDALRDMDTQTPLLRSQKKGYKTLWSTPSPKPDDIEGSGILPTPH; encoded by the exons ATGTTAAATTTCGTCTTGCAAGATGCCTCAAACAACACGGAGCAAAACACAACAACGCCTGAGGACTGGACTGTT ATCCAGCCATTGTTCTTACTGAGTGTGACAGACTTGCTGCTGGCAGTCAGCTGGCTGATAGGAGCAGTACTGTTCACCCAGGACTGTGATAGCCATGTGACCTGCTACAACCTACACATCGTTGAACAG ATGCTGTATATGACCTCGTTCTTCTACACATTGAACTATGTATGGACCCTGTACTCTGGGCTAAATAACAGATTCTACAGTAGCCTTCATGGATACCCAGCCCAA TGTGCCACCAAACTGAGACGCTTCAGCAAGATTGCTGCAGTCCTGTCATG TGTCCTCCCCGTGCTGCTGATGCTGCCAGTGTTTGTAACAGGAAACATGGACCACTGTTACACAAACCTCAGCCAGCCTTACAA GTGCCTTCTAATGCACACGGAGGCACTCTTCATGTCCACTGACTTGAGCAAGATGGAGGTGGACTCAGCTTGCCGCCTGGTACACATGTACAGTATTGCTGTCTTCCTGGCAGTGTTCCTCCTCACCTTTGTTGGCATTGTG GTGCTCATGGGAAAAGCCCGCACTGTTTACAGACGTTGTGTGAGTTCTAGTGGTTTCCTAGGCGACAGGCAGTGGGCGTCGCTTCGTGTTCTGGACCGACACATGCTCCTCTACCCCTCTGTCTTCTTCTTCTGTTGGGGcccag CAGTCTTCCTGGCAGCCATGATTCTGTACAACCCCAAATCAGTGGAGGGACTTGTGGGCGTCATTCTCTACATCTTACAG GCCTTCACTTCATCCTCTCAAGGCCTTCTGAACTGTGTGGTGTACGGctggacacagacacactttCGCTCAGCTAGCAAAGATGCTCTAAGGGACATGGACACCCAGACGCCACTTCTGAGATCTCAGAAGAAAGGCTATAAAACTCTATGGTCAACACCATCCCCCAAACCAGATGATATAGAAGGATCTGGTATTCTCCCGACACCACATTAA
- the tmem116 gene encoding transmembrane protein 116 isoform X3, whose protein sequence is MPQTTRSKTQQRLRTGLFIVGSGSIIVYATFQHLIRTPEIQPLFLLSVTDLLLAVSWLIGAVLFTQDCDSHVTCYNLHIVEQMLYMTSFFYTLNYVWTLYSGLNNRFYSSLHGYPAQCATKLRRFSKIAAVLSCVLPVLLMLPVFVTGNMDHCYTNLSQPYKCLLMHTEALFMSTDLSKMEVDSACRLVHMYSIAVFLAVFLLTFVGIVVLMGKARTVYRRCVSSSGFLGDRQWASLRVLDRHMLLYPSVFFFCWGPAVFLAAMILYNPKSVEGLVGVILYILQAFTSSSQGLLNCVVYGWTQTHFRSASKDALRDMDTQTPLLRSQKKGYKTLWSTPSPKPDDIEGSGILPTPH, encoded by the exons ATGCCTCAAACAACACGGAGCAAAACACAACAACGCCTGAGGACTGGACTGTT CATTGTCGGTTCAGGTTCCATAATTGTTTATGCAACTTTCCAACACCTTATAAGGACACCTGAG ATCCAGCCATTGTTCTTACTGAGTGTGACAGACTTGCTGCTGGCAGTCAGCTGGCTGATAGGAGCAGTACTGTTCACCCAGGACTGTGATAGCCATGTGACCTGCTACAACCTACACATCGTTGAACAG ATGCTGTATATGACCTCGTTCTTCTACACATTGAACTATGTATGGACCCTGTACTCTGGGCTAAATAACAGATTCTACAGTAGCCTTCATGGATACCCAGCCCAA TGTGCCACCAAACTGAGACGCTTCAGCAAGATTGCTGCAGTCCTGTCATG TGTCCTCCCCGTGCTGCTGATGCTGCCAGTGTTTGTAACAGGAAACATGGACCACTGTTACACAAACCTCAGCCAGCCTTACAA GTGCCTTCTAATGCACACGGAGGCACTCTTCATGTCCACTGACTTGAGCAAGATGGAGGTGGACTCAGCTTGCCGCCTGGTACACATGTACAGTATTGCTGTCTTCCTGGCAGTGTTCCTCCTCACCTTTGTTGGCATTGTG GTGCTCATGGGAAAAGCCCGCACTGTTTACAGACGTTGTGTGAGTTCTAGTGGTTTCCTAGGCGACAGGCAGTGGGCGTCGCTTCGTGTTCTGGACCGACACATGCTCCTCTACCCCTCTGTCTTCTTCTTCTGTTGGGGcccag CAGTCTTCCTGGCAGCCATGATTCTGTACAACCCCAAATCAGTGGAGGGACTTGTGGGCGTCATTCTCTACATCTTACAG GCCTTCACTTCATCCTCTCAAGGCCTTCTGAACTGTGTGGTGTACGGctggacacagacacactttCGCTCAGCTAGCAAAGATGCTCTAAGGGACATGGACACCCAGACGCCACTTCTGAGATCTCAGAAGAAAGGCTATAAAACTCTATGGTCAACACCATCCCCCAAACCAGATGATATAGAAGGATCTGGTATTCTCCCGACACCACATTAA
- the LOC139572270 gene encoding uncharacterized protein, protein MFSIRTAFILPALLALLVGHVESSFSGGGGGTYNYDISKMSDLRKLYNSKVYEADRMRRPLEGMSFQVGVLSHSGVRVTLADGSQWLVHKGDGFGISTQTVVVAARHMSRDWKKVETKNFRGSKTVSDFVKAGGTDYSLIFDNCHDAAGRMWE, encoded by the exons ATGTTCTCCATCAGAACCGCATTCATCCTGCCAGCTCTTCTGGCCCTTTTGGTTGGACATGTGGAATCCTCTTTCAGTGGTG GTGGTGGAGGAACATACAATTATGACATATCTAAAATGTCTGACCTGAGGAAGCTGTACAACTCCAAGGTTTATGAAGCGGACAGAATGAGGAGACCCCTTGAAGGCATGTCTTTTCAGGTGGGGGTTCTCAGCCACTCAGGAGTCAG AGTGACTTTGGCTGATGGCTCCCAGTGGCTTGTCCATAAAGGGGATGGATTTGGCATCAGCACTCAGACTGTAGTGGTGGCTGCACGCCACATGAGTCGAGACTGGAAG AAAGTTGAAACCAAAAACTTTAGAGGAAGTAAGACGGTCTCCGATTTCGTCAAAGCTGGAGGCACTGACTACAGCCTCATCTTTGATAACTGCCATGATGCAGCTGGTCGGATGTGGGAGTGA